The Bradyrhizobium oligotrophicum S58 genome contains the following window.
AGTGCCCTGCCCGGCCAGCTCTTGCAGCCGGTGGCCGATCGCCTCTGGGCCATGCACGACCGTGGCGAGATCGACGAGCCCGATCTTCCTATGGCTCTGGCGCGCCAGCACGCGGACCAGATTGGCATCGTGCATCGGGTTGAGCGGATGATCCTTCAGCGGACTTTCATTGAGCGGCACGGCGCCGACGAACAGATTGCCCTGATAGACGGTCCGCTTCGTTTCCGGGAAGGCCGGGGTCACCAGCACGATCGCGTCGCCAGCATCGCCGGCGAGCGCGTCCATGACCGGGCCGATGTTGCCGGCATCGGTCGAATCGAAGGTCGAGCAGATCTTGAACAAGACATGGCGCGCGCCGCGCGCGCGCAGCCATTTGTCGGCCTCGCGCGAACGAGTGACCGCGAGCGAAGCCTCGATCGAGCGGCTCTTCAGCGACACCACGACGGCATCGACCTCAGGCAGCGCGAGATCCGCGGCGGGCACGCCGATCGTCTGCACCGTGCGCAGGCCGGCGCGGGTCAGGGTGTTGGCGAGGTCGGAGGCGCCGGTGTAGTCGTCGGCGATGCAGCCGAGCTTCAGGGTCACGGCTTCACTCCCTTGTAAGGTGCGAACCAGCCGAGCCCGTTCTCGGTGCGGCCGCGCGGATTGTACTCGCAGCCGACGAAGCCGCCATAGCCGAGCCGATCGAGCTCTTCGAACAGGAACGGATAGTTCAGTTCCTCGCCGTCAGGCTCGTTGCGCGAGGGGATGCTGGCGATCTGGACGTGTCCGGTGATGTCGCTCATCTCGCGCAGCCGCATCGTGACGTCGCCATGGATGATCTGGCAGTGATAGATGTCGAACTGCAGCTTCAGGTTCGGAATCTTGAGTTCGCGGATCAGATCGCGGGCGAAGCCGAAATCATTGAGGAAGTATCCCGGCACGTTGCGCGGATTGATCGGCTCGATCACGACGTCGAGACCATGCGGCGCAAAGAACTCCGCCGCCCAGGCCACCGACTTATAATAGGCCTCCACTGCTTTCGCATCATGGCGATCGGCGATGCCCGCCATCAGATGCAGCCGTTTCACACCGGTGGCCTTGGCAAAAGGCAGCGCCGTCTTCAGGCTCGCCTTGAGATCGTCGAACCGCTCCGGCAGCGCCGCAAAGCCCTTCTCCCCAGCGTCCCAATTGCCGGGCGGCAGGTTGAACAGCGCCTGGATGAGGCCGTTGTCATCAAGCCGCCTGCCGACTTCCTCGGCCGGATGATCATAGGGAAACAGGAATTCCACCGCGGTGAAGCCGGCCTTGGCGGCGGCCGCAAAGCGGTCGAGGAACGGATGCTCTGTGAACATCATCGAGAGATTGGCGGCAAAGCGGGGCATGGCGTGAGAACTCGTCGTCTTGTTACTTGGAGGAGTCCGGCAATTTCGTGCCGGTGACCTGCGCATACATCCGCGCTACCGACGCGTCGTCGTCACGCCCCATCCCGGCGGCCGATGTCATCAGGAACATCTGCAGCGCTGCGGCCGAGACCGGCACCGGAAAGCGGTGGCTGCGCGCCATGTCCTGGATGATGCCGAGGTCCTTGACGAAGATCTCGACTGCGCTGCGCGGCGTGTAGTCGCCGTCGAGCACATGCGGCATGCGGTTCTCGAACATCCAGGAATTGCCGGCCGACGCGGTGATGACCTCATAGACCTTGCGGATGTCGAGCCCCTGCTTGGCGGCGAAGGCGATGGCTTCGCTCGCGGCCGCGATGTGCACGCCGGCGAGCAGCTGGTTGATCATCTTGAACGCGGCGCCCTCGCCGGCCGCATCGCCGAGCTCGTAGAGCTTGGCCGCCATCGCATCCAGCGCCGGACGCGCCTTGGCAAACGCAGCCGGGCTGCCCGAGGCGAGAATGGTCAGCTCGCCCTGTGCTGCGCGCTGCGCACCGCCGGAGATCGGCGCGTCGAGATAGTGCCGGCCGGTGGCTTCGAGCTGCTTGGCCAGGCGGCGCGCCACGTCGGGATCCATGGTCGCGGAGGAGACGAACACGGCCTCCTTCGGCATGGTCTCAGCCGCGCCGCCGGGACCAAAAAGAATGGCTTCCGTCTGCGCCGCATTGACGACGACGCTGACCACGATGTCGGCCTCTCGGGCCGCCTCGGCAGGGCTGTTTGCCCCCTTGCCGCCATCGGCCACGAAACGCGCCACGCTATCGGCCGAGACGTCGCATCCGGTCACCTCGAACCCTGCGCGCTTGAGCGAGGTCGCCAT
Protein-coding sequences here:
- the ltnD gene encoding L-threonate dehydrogenase; amino-acid sequence: MCRMPSPSQLKVAVIGLGSMGFGMATSLKRAGFEVTGCDVSADSVARFVADGGKGANSPAEAAREADIVVSVVVNAAQTEAILFGPGGAAETMPKEAVFVSSATMDPDVARRLAKQLEATGRHYLDAPISGGAQRAAQGELTILASGSPAAFAKARPALDAMAAKLYELGDAAGEGAAFKMINQLLAGVHIAAASEAIAFAAKQGLDIRKVYEVITASAGNSWMFENRMPHVLDGDYTPRSAVEIFVKDLGIIQDMARSHRFPVPVSAAALQMFLMTSAAGMGRDDDASVARMYAQVTGTKLPDSSK
- the otnI gene encoding 2-oxo-tetronate isomerase gives rise to the protein MPRFAANLSMMFTEHPFLDRFAAAAKAGFTAVEFLFPYDHPAEEVGRRLDDNGLIQALFNLPPGNWDAGEKGFAALPERFDDLKASLKTALPFAKATGVKRLHLMAGIADRHDAKAVEAYYKSVAWAAEFFAPHGLDVVIEPINPRNVPGYFLNDFGFARDLIRELKIPNLKLQFDIYHCQIIHGDVTMRLREMSDITGHVQIASIPSRNEPDGEELNYPFLFEELDRLGYGGFVGCEYNPRGRTENGLGWFAPYKGVKP